A genomic window from Candidatus Sulfotelmatobacter sp. includes:
- the tsf gene encoding translation elongation factor Ts, producing MSTIASPEPNDSGRPNISAGQVKDLREKTGAPMMDCKQALTEAKGDMEQAVVILRKKGVSVAAKKATRVTSEGSVAQYIHAGGKIGVLVEVNCESDFVARTDDFKELVHDIAMHIAASDPKYVRKEDVTAADFAREKEIFLAQALASGKPANIAEKMVTGKMEKFYEEVCLLEQPFIKDQTISISQLIAAKVGKLGENIAVRRFARFKVGDAGETVAVTKATEPKAE from the coding sequence ATGTCTACCATTGCCAGTCCCGAACCAAATGACAGCGGGCGTCCCAACATTTCGGCGGGACAAGTGAAAGATCTCCGGGAAAAAACCGGCGCTCCCATGATGGATTGCAAGCAAGCCTTGACGGAAGCCAAGGGCGATATGGAGCAGGCGGTCGTGATTCTGCGCAAAAAAGGCGTTTCGGTCGCGGCCAAGAAGGCGACACGCGTGACCAGCGAAGGATCGGTGGCGCAGTACATTCACGCCGGGGGCAAGATCGGCGTGCTCGTCGAAGTGAATTGCGAGAGCGACTTCGTGGCGCGCACTGATGACTTCAAGGAGCTGGTGCACGACATCGCGATGCACATCGCGGCCAGCGATCCGAAGTATGTCCGCAAAGAGGACGTTACGGCGGCGGATTTCGCGCGAGAAAAAGAAATCTTTCTGGCCCAGGCCCTTGCCAGCGGCAAGCCGGCCAACATCGCCGAGAAGATGGTTACCGGCAAGATGGAAAAGTTCTACGAGGAAGTGTGCCTGCTCGAGCAGCCCTTCATCAAAGACCAGACCATCTCGATCTCGCAGCTAATCGCTGCCAAGGTGGGTAAGCTGGGCGAGAACATCGCCGTGCGGCGCTTCGCGCGCTTTAAAGTAGGTGATGCGGGCGAAACCGTTGCCGTTACGAAGGCTACAGAACCTAAGGCTGAATAG
- the rpsB gene encoding 30S ribosomal protein S2 has product MATITMKELLEAGVHFGHQTKRWNPKMKEFIFGERNGIYIIDLQKTLKMFKEASKFVQDLANDGRIVLFVGTKRQAQDAIAEEAQKCGMFYINQRWLGGLLTNWVTVQKSVKRLKELDEMATDGRYELLPKKEVIKLERERKHLQANLAGIKNMSRLPDAIFVIDSNKEQIAVREARKLGIPVVAVVDTNCDPSEVDYVIPGNDDALRAIRLFTSKISESIAEGAQLMTDKQVADMQAAADAAQVAADAAPAEEVTLGMADEAGEDISMEEVLGPGTHKKPVATEEAELPKVESQTV; this is encoded by the coding sequence TTGGCTACTATCACCATGAAGGAGTTGCTCGAAGCGGGCGTTCACTTCGGGCATCAGACCAAGCGCTGGAATCCCAAGATGAAGGAATTCATCTTCGGAGAGCGCAACGGGATCTACATCATCGATCTGCAGAAGACGCTGAAGATGTTCAAAGAGGCGTCCAAGTTCGTGCAGGATCTGGCCAATGACGGCCGGATCGTACTGTTCGTCGGCACCAAGCGCCAGGCGCAGGACGCGATTGCCGAAGAAGCGCAGAAGTGCGGCATGTTCTACATCAACCAGCGCTGGCTGGGAGGACTGCTCACCAACTGGGTCACGGTGCAGAAATCGGTGAAGCGGCTGAAAGAACTCGACGAGATGGCCACGGATGGCCGCTACGAGTTGCTGCCCAAGAAAGAAGTCATCAAGCTCGAACGCGAGCGCAAGCATTTGCAGGCCAACCTGGCCGGCATCAAGAATATGAGCCGCCTGCCCGACGCGATCTTCGTAATCGACTCGAATAAGGAACAAATCGCTGTCAGAGAGGCGCGCAAGCTGGGCATTCCGGTGGTCGCCGTGGTCGACACCAATTGCGATCCCAGCGAAGTGGATTATGTGATTCCGGGCAACGACGATGCGCTGCGGGCGATCCGGCTGTTTACGTCGAAGATTTCGGAATCGATTGCCGAAGGCGCGCAATTGATGACCGACAAACAGGTCGCCGACATGCAGGCTGCCGCCGACGCGGCGCAGGTTGCAGCCGACGCCGCACCGGCCGAAGAAGTCACGCTGGGAATGGCCGACGAAGCGGGCGAAGACATCAGCATGGAAGAAGTGCTGGGTCCGGGAACGCACAAGAAGCCGGTGGCAACGGAAGAAGCAGAGTTGCCGAAGGTGGAGAGCCAGACGGTTTAA
- the rpsI gene encoding 30S ribosomal protein S9 — protein MAELVQYYGTGRRKTAIARVYLRPGNGDFKVNGRAFEEYFVTPAQRSAAKAPLASSETGASFNIIASVLGGGVRGQADAVKLGIARALMQFNAELRKKLKGEGFVSRDSRGKERKKYGQKGARKRFQFSKR, from the coding sequence ATGGCAGAACTGGTTCAATACTACGGAACGGGACGCCGCAAGACGGCGATTGCCCGGGTTTATTTGCGTCCGGGCAACGGCGATTTCAAGGTCAACGGTCGCGCTTTTGAAGAGTATTTCGTGACCCCGGCGCAGCGTTCGGCGGCGAAAGCGCCACTGGCTTCGTCGGAGACGGGCGCTTCGTTCAACATCATCGCCAGCGTATTGGGCGGCGGGGTGCGCGGCCAGGCCGACGCGGTGAAGTTGGGCATTGCGCGCGCCCTGATGCAGTTCAATGCGGAACTGCGCAAGAAGCTGAAAGGCGAGGGCTTCGTTAGCCGCGATTCGCGCGGCAAAGAACGCAAGAAGTACGGCCAGAAGGGCGCTCGCAAACGTTTCCAGTTCTCGAAACGGTAG